From a region of the Suncus etruscus isolate mSunEtr1 chromosome 11, mSunEtr1.pri.cur, whole genome shotgun sequence genome:
- the GARIN6 gene encoding Golgi-associated RAB2 interactor protein 6 encodes MSYQDELPYYTAKSSPAMGMFSSSMGKLQQQLYKGEYSIFKYAPMFESDFIQVSKRGEVMDVHNRARMVTVGIVRTSPHLTVPDVMLLARPATINDYQSTDAQERNTKPTQILELTRLFPLKLVKITIHNGLKQQLRLKLVTGRSFYLQLCPSSEIKDLFIHWENLVYILKPPVEAYSGTEALPAGNRYLIPGLEEDNNSPGESTFHFYRKEQDQVSIRCLHMNSEMFEDTHHDSSREE; translated from the exons ATGAGCTACCAAGATGAGCTACCATATTACACAGCAAAAAGTAGTCCCGCAATGGGCATGTTTAGTAGCTCCATGGGCAAGCTTCAGCAACAGCTGTATAAAGGAGAGTACAGCATATTCAAGTATGCACCCATGTTTGAAAGTGACTTCATCCAGGTCAGCAAAAGGGGTGAAGTGATGGATGTGCACAATCGGGCACGGATGGTGACCGTGGGCATCGTGCGCACCAGCCCCCACCTGACTGTCCCTGATGTCATGCTGTTAGCCCGCCCTGCTACCATCAACGACTATCAGAGTACTGATGCCCAGGAAAGGAATACAAAGCCCACACAGATCTTAGAGCTAACCCGGCTGTTCCCCTTGAAGTTGGTCAAGATTACTATCCATAATGGCTTGAAACAACAGCTCCGCCTGAAGCTTGTCACTGGCCGCTCTTTCTACCTTCAGCTGTGTCCCTCCTCAGAGATCAAGGACCTTTTCATTCACTGGGAAAACCTTGTTTACATCCTGAAACCACCAGTGGAAGCATACAGCGGCACAGAGGCCCTCCCAGCTGGGAATCGATACTTGATTCCTGGGTTGGAGGAAGACAATAATAGCCCAGGG GAGAGTACTTTTCACTTCTATAGAAAGGAACAAGATCAAGTAAGCATCAGATGCCTTCACATGAACAGTGAAATGTTTGAGGACACCCATCATGACTCTTCGAGAGAGGAATGA